From the genome of Triticum aestivum cultivar Chinese Spring chromosome 3B, IWGSC CS RefSeq v2.1, whole genome shotgun sequence, one region includes:
- the LOC123068301 gene encoding rust resistance kinase Lr10-like isoform X3, whose amino-acid sequence MNSSCPLPRWDELPYFNGIQRSDKDQSWELLPMYTDTVGSFVNCSQAVSLTNEFYQYSYTSVPCLSNNHSFVYIVTDTVPIEYLAPSCGYLAMFLLSDPGPGNYYNFSHYADFVKHLRLGFSVRFPLLDPPMSIIGRINFCLNESFRDRNHVTGNNIKSWTMDILLMDFSFWACIFGVNLNSNNMLLYMRVMIHDDQSFHHVLPPVFALVIAKWIAVLCRILLAPLAVLMFLAQKYWKTRITIDAVEKFLQMQQMIGPTRYAYTDIVALTSHFRDKLGQGGYGSVFKGVLLPGNVNIAVKMLEGSSNCNGEDFISEVSTIGRIHHVNVVRLVGFCSEEMRRALVYEYMPRGSLDKYIFSAQKSFSWDKLNEIALGTARGINYLHQGCEMQILHFDIKPHNILLDNNFVPKVADFGLAKLYPRDNSFVPSNALRGTVGYIAPEMISRSFGTISSKSDVYSFGMLLLEMAGGRRNADPNAANSSQSYYPSWVYDKLTAQEADAISLVADMHELERKLCIVGLWCIQMKSHDRPTMSEVIEMLEGGFDGLQMPSRPFFCDDEHTAVPDSYPLLSELTEISAEDEISDSYVSRVL is encoded by the exons ATGAACAGCAGCTGCCCTCTTCCTCGCTGGGATGAGCTTCCTTATTTCAACGGGATCCAAAGGTCAGACAAAGACCAGAGCTGGGAATTGCTCCCTATGTATACAGACACAGTGGGTAGCTTTGTGAATTGCTCGCAGGCGGTGTCACTAACAAATGAATTTTATCAGTATTCGTACACATCGGTCCCTTGCCTGAGCAACAACCACTCTTTTGTTTATATAGTGACTGATACTGTGCCTATTGAATACTTAGCGCCTTCTTGCGGGTACCTGGCCATGTTTCTTTTGAGTGATCCGGGTCCTGGTAACTACTACAATTTCAGCCATTATGCAGATTTTGTAAAACACCTGAGGCTTGGATTCTCTGTTCGATTCCCTCTGCTGGATCCTCCAATGAGCATTATTGGGCGAATCAACTTCTGCCTCAACGAGTCGTTTCG CGACCGAAATCATGTTACAGGCAACAACATCAAGAGTTGGACCATGGACATCCTTCTTATGGACTTCAGTTTCTGGGCATGCATATTTGGTGTAAATTTAAATAGTAACAATATGCTTCTGTACATGAGGGTCATGATTCATGATGATCAATCATTTCATCATGTTCTGCCCCCAGTATTTGCTCTGGTGATTGCGAAGTGGATTGCTG TACTTTGCAGGATCCTGCTAGCGCCCCTAGCAGTATTGATGTTCCTTGCCCAAAAGTACTGGAAAACAAGGATCACAATTGATGCGGTTGAAAAGTTCCTCCAGATGCAACAAATGATCGGGCCGACGAGGTACGCCTACACAGACATCGTTGCATTGACAAGCCACTTCAGAGACAAGCTGGGCCAAGGTGGTTATGGCTCCGTCTTCAAGGGCGTGCTACTCCCAGGCAATGTCAATATCGCTGTCAAGATGCTTGAGGGCAGCTCCAACTGCAACGGAGAAGACTTCATCAGTGAGGTCTCCACCATCGGCAGGATCCACCATGTCAATGTGGTCCGTCTCGTGGGGTTCTGCTCAGAGGAAATGAGAAGGGCTCTTGTTTACGAATACATGCCTCGAGGTTCTCTTGACAAGTACATCTTTTCAGCCCAGAAGAGTTTTTCTTGGGACAAGCTCAATGAGATTGCTTTGGGCACTGCCCGAGGGATCAACTACCTGCATCAGGGGTGCGAAATGCAGATTCTGCACTTCGACATCAAGCCACACAACATCCTTCTTGACAACAATTTTGTCCCAAAAGTTGCTGATTTTGGACTTGCCAAACTGTACCCAAGGGACAACAGTTTTGTGCCATCTAATGCCTTACGTGGGACTGTTGGGTACATAGCTCCTGAGATGATATCTCGGAGCTTTGGTACCATATCAAGCAAGTCTGATGTTTACAGCTTCGGGATGCTGCTTCTGGAGATGGCCGGAGGAAGAAGGAACGCTGATCCAAATGCCGCGAACTCAAGCCAGTCTTATTACCCATCATGGGTGTATGACAAACTAACTGCACAAGAGGCGGATGCTATATCTCTGGTTGCTGACATGCATGAGTTGGAGAGAAAGCTGTGCATTGTTGGATTATGGTGCATTCAGATGAAGTCTCATGACAGGCCGACAATGAGCGAGGTCATAGAGATGCTGGAAGGTGGCTTCGATGGCCTGCAAATGCCTTCCAGGCCATTCTTCTGCGACGACGAACACACCGCCGTTCCGGATTCATACCCTTTGCTATCCGAGCTGACCGAGATCTCAGCGGAGGATGAGATCTCGGATTCTTATGTTTCCCGGGTCCTGTGA
- the LOC123068304 gene encoding uncharacterized protein → MNAAMDAAGAARRRSPRLHPLIHTSDVGERVTRRRSPRLHPQVQGVARRRSTRLGPKVHASKEASRVTRSSRRRRHSSPAALASPLEDDDLLREILLRLPPQPSSLPRASAVCKRWRRVTTDPRFHCQFRAYHQKPPLLGFFHDSVDGTVFKPILDPPDRIPPQRLDRRLHGVDSGNCLRVQLLGCRHGRVLILLSLQQELIVIAPITGEKCRVSIPPEFNKRYVNGAVLCAAADHDHVHGSCHLSPFKVVLLSTSTYYSGPQLILASVYSSKDGLWGDVISTPTPCELPGGGTHGSLVGNALYWLCKDYMIEFDLDGHILALINAPPTIDEARHFFDMREVIQIMDGAVGIAILSHYYHNIQMWQRKVNSQGVTEWVLWKTIEMRNIDGIPPGVKGERPGLLFRLRYAEDTDEIFLYVGHNVYIVQLKSMQSKKLCETQYVSAHHSFNSFYMPGTTIVGGCDGAEMLRYT, encoded by the exons ATGAACGCCGCCATGGATGCCGCCGGAGCGGCCCGCCGTCGCAGCCCACGCCTCCATCCCCTAATCCACACGAGTGACGTTGGTGAACGAGTGACCCGCCGCCGCAGCCCTCGCCTCCATCCCCAGGTTCAAGGAGTGGCTCGCCGGCGGAGCACGCGCCTCGGTCCCAAGGTCCACGCGAGTAAGGAGGCATCCCGAGTGACCCGCAgcagtcgtcgccgccgccacagCTCGCCAGCGGCGCTGGCCTCGCCGCTTGAAGACGACGATCTCCTGAGGGAGATCCTGCTCCGTCTCCCACCGCAGCCCTCCTCACTGCCTCGCGCCTCCGCCGTCTGCAAGCGGTGGCGACGCGTCACCACCGACCCAAGGTTCCACTGCCAGTTCCGTGCATACCACCAAAAGCCGCCCCTCCTCGGTTTCTTCCATGATAGCGTGGATGGTACTGTGTTCAAACCCATCCTGGACCCTCCCGATCGTATCCCTCCACAACGCCTCGACCGGCGACTCCACGGTGTTGACAGCGGCAACTGTTTGAGGGTCCAATTGCTTGGGTGTCGCCACGGTCGTGTTCTCATCTTGCTCTCGCTGCAGCAGGAGCTTATTGTCATTGCCCCCATCACCGGCGAGAAGTGCCGTGTGTCCATTCCGCCCGAGTTCAATAAACGCTATGTCAACGGGGCGGTGCTCTGTGCTGCTGCTGACCACGACCATGTGCATGGAAGCTGCCACTTGAGCCCATTCAAGGTGGTCTTGCTATCCACAAGCACCTACTATAGTGGTCCACAACTCATCTTAGCATCTGTTTACTCCTCGAAGGATGGCCTATGGGGCGATGTCATCTCAACTCCGACTCCATGTGAGCTTCCTGGTGGCGGTACTCATGGGTCACTAGTTGGTAATGCACTTTACTGGTTGTGCAAAGATTACATGATTGAGTTTGATTTGGATGGGCACATCCTAGCTTTGATCAATGCCCCTCCCACTATAGACGAGGCACGTCACTTTTTTGACATGCGTGAGGTCATCCAGATCATGGATGGCGCTGTTGGTATCGCTATATTGTCTCACTATTACCATAACATTCAAATGTGGCAAAGGAAGGTCAATTCTCAAGGTGTTACCGAATGGGTGTTGTGGAAGACCATTGAAATGCGTAATATTGATGGAATCCCTCCTGGGGTTAAAGGCGAGAGGCCAGGGTTGTTATTTAGACTGAGATATGCTGAGGATACTGATGAAATATTTCTATATGTGGGCCACAATGTATATATAGTTCAACTGAAGTCTATGCAATCGAAGAAACTTTGTGAAACCCAGTATGTTAGTGCTCatcattctttcaatagtttctATATGCCAG GCACAACCATTGTTGGTGGATGTGATGGGGCTGAAATGTTGCGCTACACATAG
- the LOC123068301 gene encoding LEAF RUST 10 DISEASE-RESISTANCEUS RECEPTOR-LIKE PROTEIN KINASE-like 2.5 isoform X1 gives MAICSSLHLSTTLQALLIFVVLAVLLRDVHGRHHCDTFSCGHLHNISHPFRRQGDPHGCGVQSYELVCTENKPKIQINTATYFVTEINYTDSSFRVVDVNLDMNSSCPLPRWDELPYFNGIQRSDKDQSWELLPMYTDTVGSFVNCSQAVSLTNEFYQYSYTSVPCLSNNHSFVYIVTDTVPIEYLAPSCGYLAMFLLSDPGPGNYYNFSHYADFVKHLRLGFSVRFPLLDPPMSIIGRINFCLNESFRDRNHVTGNNIKSWTMDILLMDFSFWACIFGVNLNSNNMLLYMRVMIHDDQSFHHVLPPVFALVIAKWIAVLCRILLAPLAVLMFLAQKYWKTRITIDAVEKFLQMQQMIGPTRYAYTDIVALTSHFRDKLGQGGYGSVFKGVLLPGNVNIAVKMLEGSSNCNGEDFISEVSTIGRIHHVNVVRLVGFCSEEMRRALVYEYMPRGSLDKYIFSAQKSFSWDKLNEIALGTARGINYLHQGCEMQILHFDIKPHNILLDNNFVPKVADFGLAKLYPRDNSFVPSNALRGTVGYIAPEMISRSFGTISSKSDVYSFGMLLLEMAGGRRNADPNAANSSQSYYPSWVYDKLTAQEADAISLVADMHELERKLCIVGLWCIQMKSHDRPTMSEVIEMLEGGFDGLQMPSRPFFCDDEHTAVPDSYPLLSELTEISAEDEISDSYVSRVL, from the exons ATGGCGATTTGTAGTTCACTTCATCTTTCTACTACCCTGCAAGCCTTATTAATCTTTGTTGTGCTTGCAGTACTCTTACGTGATGTTCATGGGCGACACCACTGTGATACTTTCTCCTGTGGACATCTCCATAATATATCACATCCTTTCCGCCGGCAAGGGGATCCACATGGGTGCGGTGTTCAATCATATGAGCTGGTTTGCACCGAGAACAAGCCCAAAATTCAGATCAACACAGCGACATATTTTGTCACTGAGATCAACTACACCGATTCGTCCTTCCGGGTCGTTGATGTCAACTTGGACATGAACAGCAGCTGCCCTCTTCCTCGCTGGGATGAGCTTCCTTATTTCAACGGGATCCAAAGGTCAGACAAAGACCAGAGCTGGGAATTGCTCCCTATGTATACAGACACAGTGGGTAGCTTTGTGAATTGCTCGCAGGCGGTGTCACTAACAAATGAATTTTATCAGTATTCGTACACATCGGTCCCTTGCCTGAGCAACAACCACTCTTTTGTTTATATAGTGACTGATACTGTGCCTATTGAATACTTAGCGCCTTCTTGCGGGTACCTGGCCATGTTTCTTTTGAGTGATCCGGGTCCTGGTAACTACTACAATTTCAGCCATTATGCAGATTTTGTAAAACACCTGAGGCTTGGATTCTCTGTTCGATTCCCTCTGCTGGATCCTCCAATGAGCATTATTGGGCGAATCAACTTCTGCCTCAACGAGTCGTTTCG CGACCGAAATCATGTTACAGGCAACAACATCAAGAGTTGGACCATGGACATCCTTCTTATGGACTTCAGTTTCTGGGCATGCATATTTGGTGTAAATTTAAATAGTAACAATATGCTTCTGTACATGAGGGTCATGATTCATGATGATCAATCATTTCATCATGTTCTGCCCCCAGTATTTGCTCTGGTGATTGCGAAGTGGATTGCTG TACTTTGCAGGATCCTGCTAGCGCCCCTAGCAGTATTGATGTTCCTTGCCCAAAAGTACTGGAAAACAAGGATCACAATTGATGCGGTTGAAAAGTTCCTCCAGATGCAACAAATGATCGGGCCGACGAGGTACGCCTACACAGACATCGTTGCATTGACAAGCCACTTCAGAGACAAGCTGGGCCAAGGTGGTTATGGCTCCGTCTTCAAGGGCGTGCTACTCCCAGGCAATGTCAATATCGCTGTCAAGATGCTTGAGGGCAGCTCCAACTGCAACGGAGAAGACTTCATCAGTGAGGTCTCCACCATCGGCAGGATCCACCATGTCAATGTGGTCCGTCTCGTGGGGTTCTGCTCAGAGGAAATGAGAAGGGCTCTTGTTTACGAATACATGCCTCGAGGTTCTCTTGACAAGTACATCTTTTCAGCCCAGAAGAGTTTTTCTTGGGACAAGCTCAATGAGATTGCTTTGGGCACTGCCCGAGGGATCAACTACCTGCATCAGGGGTGCGAAATGCAGATTCTGCACTTCGACATCAAGCCACACAACATCCTTCTTGACAACAATTTTGTCCCAAAAGTTGCTGATTTTGGACTTGCCAAACTGTACCCAAGGGACAACAGTTTTGTGCCATCTAATGCCTTACGTGGGACTGTTGGGTACATAGCTCCTGAGATGATATCTCGGAGCTTTGGTACCATATCAAGCAAGTCTGATGTTTACAGCTTCGGGATGCTGCTTCTGGAGATGGCCGGAGGAAGAAGGAACGCTGATCCAAATGCCGCGAACTCAAGCCAGTCTTATTACCCATCATGGGTGTATGACAAACTAACTGCACAAGAGGCGGATGCTATATCTCTGGTTGCTGACATGCATGAGTTGGAGAGAAAGCTGTGCATTGTTGGATTATGGTGCATTCAGATGAAGTCTCATGACAGGCCGACAATGAGCGAGGTCATAGAGATGCTGGAAGGTGGCTTCGATGGCCTGCAAATGCCTTCCAGGCCATTCTTCTGCGACGACGAACACACCGCCGTTCCGGATTCATACCCTTTGCTATCCGAGCTGACCGAGATCTCAGCGGAGGATGAGATCTCGGATTCTTATGTTTCCCGGGTCCTGTGA
- the LOC123068301 gene encoding LEAF RUST 10 DISEASE-RESISTANCEUS RECEPTOR-LIKE PROTEIN KINASE-like 2.1 isoform X2 produces MHCRKILSWRYIRGKAEQVLLRDVHGRHHCDTFSCGHLHNISHPFRRQGDPHGCGVQSYELVCTENKPKIQINTATYFVTEINYTDSSFRVVDVNLDMNSSCPLPRWDELPYFNGIQRSDKDQSWELLPMYTDTVGSFVNCSQAVSLTNEFYQYSYTSVPCLSNNHSFVYIVTDTVPIEYLAPSCGYLAMFLLSDPGPGNYYNFSHYADFVKHLRLGFSVRFPLLDPPMSIIGRINFCLNESFRDRNHVTGNNIKSWTMDILLMDFSFWACIFGVNLNSNNMLLYMRVMIHDDQSFHHVLPPVFALVIAKWIAVLCRILLAPLAVLMFLAQKYWKTRITIDAVEKFLQMQQMIGPTRYAYTDIVALTSHFRDKLGQGGYGSVFKGVLLPGNVNIAVKMLEGSSNCNGEDFISEVSTIGRIHHVNVVRLVGFCSEEMRRALVYEYMPRGSLDKYIFSAQKSFSWDKLNEIALGTARGINYLHQGCEMQILHFDIKPHNILLDNNFVPKVADFGLAKLYPRDNSFVPSNALRGTVGYIAPEMISRSFGTISSKSDVYSFGMLLLEMAGGRRNADPNAANSSQSYYPSWVYDKLTAQEADAISLVADMHELERKLCIVGLWCIQMKSHDRPTMSEVIEMLEGGFDGLQMPSRPFFCDDEHTAVPDSYPLLSELTEISAEDEISDSYVSRVL; encoded by the exons TACTCTTACGTGATGTTCATGGGCGACACCACTGTGATACTTTCTCCTGTGGACATCTCCATAATATATCACATCCTTTCCGCCGGCAAGGGGATCCACATGGGTGCGGTGTTCAATCATATGAGCTGGTTTGCACCGAGAACAAGCCCAAAATTCAGATCAACACAGCGACATATTTTGTCACTGAGATCAACTACACCGATTCGTCCTTCCGGGTCGTTGATGTCAACTTGGACATGAACAGCAGCTGCCCTCTTCCTCGCTGGGATGAGCTTCCTTATTTCAACGGGATCCAAAGGTCAGACAAAGACCAGAGCTGGGAATTGCTCCCTATGTATACAGACACAGTGGGTAGCTTTGTGAATTGCTCGCAGGCGGTGTCACTAACAAATGAATTTTATCAGTATTCGTACACATCGGTCCCTTGCCTGAGCAACAACCACTCTTTTGTTTATATAGTGACTGATACTGTGCCTATTGAATACTTAGCGCCTTCTTGCGGGTACCTGGCCATGTTTCTTTTGAGTGATCCGGGTCCTGGTAACTACTACAATTTCAGCCATTATGCAGATTTTGTAAAACACCTGAGGCTTGGATTCTCTGTTCGATTCCCTCTGCTGGATCCTCCAATGAGCATTATTGGGCGAATCAACTTCTGCCTCAACGAGTCGTTTCG CGACCGAAATCATGTTACAGGCAACAACATCAAGAGTTGGACCATGGACATCCTTCTTATGGACTTCAGTTTCTGGGCATGCATATTTGGTGTAAATTTAAATAGTAACAATATGCTTCTGTACATGAGGGTCATGATTCATGATGATCAATCATTTCATCATGTTCTGCCCCCAGTATTTGCTCTGGTGATTGCGAAGTGGATTGCTG TACTTTGCAGGATCCTGCTAGCGCCCCTAGCAGTATTGATGTTCCTTGCCCAAAAGTACTGGAAAACAAGGATCACAATTGATGCGGTTGAAAAGTTCCTCCAGATGCAACAAATGATCGGGCCGACGAGGTACGCCTACACAGACATCGTTGCATTGACAAGCCACTTCAGAGACAAGCTGGGCCAAGGTGGTTATGGCTCCGTCTTCAAGGGCGTGCTACTCCCAGGCAATGTCAATATCGCTGTCAAGATGCTTGAGGGCAGCTCCAACTGCAACGGAGAAGACTTCATCAGTGAGGTCTCCACCATCGGCAGGATCCACCATGTCAATGTGGTCCGTCTCGTGGGGTTCTGCTCAGAGGAAATGAGAAGGGCTCTTGTTTACGAATACATGCCTCGAGGTTCTCTTGACAAGTACATCTTTTCAGCCCAGAAGAGTTTTTCTTGGGACAAGCTCAATGAGATTGCTTTGGGCACTGCCCGAGGGATCAACTACCTGCATCAGGGGTGCGAAATGCAGATTCTGCACTTCGACATCAAGCCACACAACATCCTTCTTGACAACAATTTTGTCCCAAAAGTTGCTGATTTTGGACTTGCCAAACTGTACCCAAGGGACAACAGTTTTGTGCCATCTAATGCCTTACGTGGGACTGTTGGGTACATAGCTCCTGAGATGATATCTCGGAGCTTTGGTACCATATCAAGCAAGTCTGATGTTTACAGCTTCGGGATGCTGCTTCTGGAGATGGCCGGAGGAAGAAGGAACGCTGATCCAAATGCCGCGAACTCAAGCCAGTCTTATTACCCATCATGGGTGTATGACAAACTAACTGCACAAGAGGCGGATGCTATATCTCTGGTTGCTGACATGCATGAGTTGGAGAGAAAGCTGTGCATTGTTGGATTATGGTGCATTCAGATGAAGTCTCATGACAGGCCGACAATGAGCGAGGTCATAGAGATGCTGGAAGGTGGCTTCGATGGCCTGCAAATGCCTTCCAGGCCATTCTTCTGCGACGACGAACACACCGCCGTTCCGGATTCATACCCTTTGCTATCCGAGCTGACCGAGATCTCAGCGGAGGATGAGATCTCGGATTCTTATGTTTCCCGGGTCCTGTGA